The Celeribacter marinus genome window below encodes:
- a CDS encoding N-acetylmuramoyl-L-alanine amidase: protein MGVIGAAVRQGVTVMGLCLGLACAAIGAQAQEVFTALTSASNTGSVVSEEGANTVLTLHLGQPVAFRVFTLSDPMRLIVDFSEVDWAGFDTQAFDRSEAVLGLRVGLFRSGWSRMVIDLDVPLQVKTAQMTRGASDAVLRLVLSPTDVEQFVAKAGAPEAAQFARVARPASDLARSHTPSGPMVVMLDPGHGGIDPGAERDGLKEADLMLTFAQELRDILVRAGGFEVVLTRDDDSFVPLEARITRAHEAGADVFISLHADAISEGRAEGATVYTLADRASDEASRKLAERHDRADILSGVDLSDQDDVIAGVLLDMARTETQPRTDAFANALVAALESSVGMHKRPRLEAGFSVLKSADIPSVLLELGFLSSNKDRANLDDPVWRDTAAQAIRDALVAWQQIDRAATRQLRK from the coding sequence GTGGGTGTGATCGGGGCAGCAGTGAGACAGGGTGTAACGGTGATGGGGCTTTGCCTTGGTCTGGCGTGTGCGGCGATTGGTGCACAGGCGCAAGAGGTGTTTACCGCGCTGACATCGGCATCGAATACGGGCTCGGTTGTCTCCGAGGAGGGGGCGAATACCGTGCTTACCTTGCATCTGGGGCAACCCGTTGCGTTTCGCGTGTTCACATTGAGTGACCCGATGCGTCTGATTGTGGACTTTTCCGAAGTGGATTGGGCGGGGTTTGACACGCAGGCCTTTGATCGCTCCGAGGCGGTTTTGGGCCTGCGCGTGGGTCTGTTTCGCTCCGGTTGGTCGCGTATGGTGATCGACCTTGATGTGCCATTGCAGGTTAAAACCGCACAAATGACGCGCGGCGCATCGGATGCGGTGTTGCGGTTGGTCTTATCCCCCACGGACGTCGAGCAATTTGTGGCCAAAGCCGGTGCGCCTGAGGCTGCACAATTTGCACGGGTTGCGCGTCCGGCATCTGATTTGGCGCGGTCACACACCCCGAGCGGGCCGATGGTTGTGATGCTGGATCCCGGTCACGGCGGCATTGATCCGGGGGCCGAGCGTGACGGGTTGAAAGAGGCCGATTTGATGCTGACCTTTGCCCAAGAGTTGCGCGATATCTTGGTGCGGGCCGGCGGGTTTGAGGTGGTCTTGACCCGCGATGACGACAGTTTTGTCCCGCTTGAGGCGCGGATCACACGCGCGCATGAGGCGGGGGCAGATGTGTTTATCTCGCTACATGCCGATGCGATTTCCGAAGGGCGCGCCGAGGGTGCGACCGTCTATACGTTGGCGGATCGGGCATCCGATGAGGCCTCGCGCAAATTGGCCGAGCGCCATGATCGCGCCGATATTCTGTCTGGTGTCGATTTGAGCGACCAAGATGACGTGATCGCGGGGGTTTTGCTCGATATGGCGCGCACGGAGACGCAACCGCGCACCGATGCCTTTGCCAATGCGTTGGTTGCGGCCCTTGAGAGCAGTGTGGGGATGCACAAACGTCCGCGCCTTGAGGCGGGGTTTTCGGTGTTGAAATCTGCCGATATTCCGTCTGTTTTGTTGGAGTTAGGGTTTTTGTCATCCAATAAGGACCGTGCAAACCTCGATGATCCGGTGTGGCGCGACACGGCGGCGCAGGCGATCCGCGATGCCTTGGTCGCATGGCAACAGATCGATCGGGCGGCCACGCGTCAATTGCGCAAATAG
- a CDS encoding dipeptidase, translated as MTQTPAPLLAPRLASVLGRIDADLDGALARLIDLLSIPSISTDPAYKADCARAADWLVADLRSFGVDAETIATPGHPMVMGHVDGPKDKKTPHLVFYGHYDVQPVDPLNLWASDPFAPAVETTAKGRMIRGRGASDDKGQLMTFVEACRAWVAENGALPCEITFFFEGEEESGSPSLVPFMNEYKERLKGDVALICDTGLFGHDTPAIVTMLRGLMGEEIVIKAADKDLHSGMYGGPSQNPIRVLTRILAGLHDDTGRVTLDGFYDGVPELPADVAAQWQVLGFEHEAFLGEVGLSQPAGEHDRTALEMIWSRPTMEFNGIIGGYTGDGFKTVLPAQASAKVSARLVGTQDPHKIRESLRAYVEAHLPADCTVEFHPHGASPASVMETTHPAFEATRQALSDEWPNEAAFIGCGGSIPIAGYFKKIVGVDALLTGFARDDDAIHSPNEKYDLECFHKGMRSWARILDAVSQG; from the coding sequence ATGACCCAAACACCCGCCCCACTGCTCGCCCCGCGCCTCGCCTCGGTCCTTGGCCGTATCGATGCCGACCTTGATGGCGCATTGGCGCGTTTGATTGATCTGTTGTCCATCCCGTCGATCTCCACCGATCCGGCCTATAAGGCCGATTGCGCCCGTGCCGCCGATTGGTTGGTTGCGGATTTACGCTCTTTTGGCGTAGACGCAGAGACCATCGCGACCCCCGGTCATCCGATGGTGATGGGCCACGTCGATGGCCCAAAAGACAAAAAGACGCCGCACCTGGTGTTTTACGGCCATTATGACGTGCAACCCGTCGACCCGCTCAATCTGTGGGCCAGTGATCCATTCGCCCCCGCCGTTGAGACCACCGCCAAAGGCCGCATGATCCGTGGGCGCGGCGCGTCAGATGACAAGGGGCAATTGATGACCTTTGTCGAGGCCTGTCGTGCATGGGTTGCCGAGAATGGCGCATTGCCATGTGAAATCACGTTCTTTTTCGAGGGCGAAGAGGAAAGCGGCTCGCCCTCCCTCGTCCCGTTTATGAATGAATACAAGGAGCGCCTCAAAGGCGATGTGGCGCTGATCTGTGACACCGGCCTGTTTGGCCACGACACCCCCGCCATTGTCACCATGCTGCGCGGCCTGATGGGCGAAGAGATCGTGATCAAGGCCGCCGACAAAGACCTGCATTCGGGCATGTATGGCGGCCCGTCCCAAAACCCGATCCGCGTGCTCACCCGTATTCTGGCGGGGCTACATGACGACACTGGTCGCGTCACACTTGACGGTTTTTATGACGGTGTGCCCGAACTGCCCGCCGATGTTGCGGCCCAGTGGCAAGTCTTGGGATTTGAGCACGAGGCATTCTTGGGCGAGGTGGGCCTCAGCCAGCCCGCAGGCGAACATGACCGTACAGCATTGGAAATGATCTGGTCACGCCCGACGATGGAATTTAACGGCATCATTGGCGGCTACACGGGGGACGGGTTCAAAACCGTGCTGCCCGCACAAGCCTCCGCCAAAGTCTCCGCGCGCCTTGTCGGCACGCAAGACCCCCATAAAATCCGCGAAAGCCTACGCGCTTATGTCGAGGCGCACCTGCCCGCTGATTGCACCGTCGAATTCCACCCGCACGGCGCCTCGCCTGCCTCGGTGATGGAAACAACCCACCCCGCGTTTGAGGCCACACGCCAAGCCCTGTCCGATGAATGGCCCAATGAGGCCGCTTTTATCGGCTGTGGCGGCTCAATCCCGATTGCGGGCTATTTCAAAAAGATCGTTGGCGTTGACGCTCTTTTGACCGGCTTTGCCCGCGACGATGACGCAATCCATAGCCCCAACGAGAAATACGATCTGGAGTGCTTTCACAAAGGTATGCGCTCATGGGCGCGGATTTTGGATGCTGTGAGCCAAGGATAG
- the ispG gene encoding flavodoxin-dependent (E)-4-hydroxy-3-methylbut-2-enyl-diphosphate synthase → MSHNPIRPWRNIDRRVSRKIWVGDVPVGGDAPITVQTMTNTDSGDVKATLAQVMRAAEAGADIVRISAPDVAATTALKEICRESPVPIVADIHFHYKRAIEAAEAGAACLRINPGNIGDESRVKEVIKAAKDNNCSIRIGVNGGSLEKHLLDKYGEPCPDAMVESGLDHIKILEDNDFHNFKISVKASDVFMASAAYQQLAEATDAPIHLGITEAGGLMSGTIKSAIGMGQLLWMGIGDTIRVSLSADPVEEVKVGYEILKSLGLRHRGVNIISCPSCARQGFDVIKTVEALEQRLEHIKTPMSLSIIGCVVNGPGEALMTDVGWTGGGAGHGMVYLGGKQSHKMDNERMVEHIVEQVEAKAAEIAKTLAADEAAQ, encoded by the coding sequence ATGTCCCATAATCCGATCCGCCCTTGGCGCAATATTGACCGCCGCGTGAGCCGTAAAATATGGGTTGGGGATGTGCCTGTGGGGGGCGATGCGCCGATCACCGTGCAGACCATGACCAACACCGATAGTGGCGATGTCAAAGCGACTTTGGCCCAAGTCATGCGCGCGGCAGAAGCGGGCGCGGACATTGTGCGCATCTCCGCCCCTGATGTCGCGGCAACAACGGCCCTCAAAGAGATTTGTCGCGAAAGCCCTGTGCCGATCGTGGCCGACATCCATTTTCACTACAAACGTGCGATTGAGGCGGCTGAGGCGGGGGCGGCGTGTCTGCGGATCAATCCGGGAAATATCGGGGATGAGAGCCGCGTCAAAGAGGTGATCAAAGCGGCCAAGGACAACAATTGCTCGATCCGTATCGGCGTCAATGGCGGGTCGTTGGAAAAGCACCTGTTGGATAAATACGGCGAGCCATGTCCGGACGCGATGGTCGAAAGTGGCCTTGATCACATTAAAATTCTCGAAGACAACGATTTTCACAACTTCAAAATTTCGGTCAAAGCATCGGACGTCTTTATGGCCTCTGCCGCCTATCAACAATTAGCGGAGGCTACGGATGCACCAATCCACCTTGGTATCACCGAGGCGGGCGGCTTGATGTCGGGCACGATCAAATCGGCCATTGGCATGGGGCAACTGTTGTGGATGGGCATAGGCGACACGATCCGTGTGAGCCTGTCGGCGGATCCCGTTGAGGAGGTCAAGGTCGGCTATGAAATCCTGAAATCGCTTGGCCTGCGCCACCGTGGTGTGAACATCATTTCGTGCCCGTCTTGTGCGCGTCAGGGCTTTGACGTGATCAAAACGGTTGAGGCGTTGGAGCAGCGCCTTGAGCACATCAAAACGCCGATGTCTCTGTCGATCATTGGTTGTGTGGTGAACGGCCCCGGTGAGGCGCTGATGACCGATGTGGGGTGGACAGGCGGCGGTGCGGGCCATGGTATGGTCTATCTGGGCGGCAAGCAAAGCCACAAGATGGACAATGAGCGTATGGTCGAGCACATCGTAGAACAGGTCGAAGCCAAAGCCGCCGAGATCGCAAAGACGCTGGCCGCAGATGAGGCGGCGCAATAA
- the hemA gene encoding 5-aminolevulinate synthase, which yields MDYTAKLDEALQRLHDEGRYRTFIDIERKRGNFPHATWKKPDGSEKPVTVWCGNDYLGMGQHPDVLTAMKDAVDATGAGSGGTRNISGTTVYHKRLEAELADWHNKEASLVFSSAYIANDATLSTLPKLFPGLIIYSDELNHASMIEGIRRNGGAKRIFRHNDMAHLRALLEASDKDAPKLIAFESVYSMDGDFGPIEEMLDLADEFGALTYIDEVHAVGMYGERGAGVAERDGLMDRIDIINGTLGKAVGVFGGYIAASAKMCDAVRSYAPGFIFTTSIPPAVAAGAAASIAHLKGEGGVALRKEHQTQAAILKTRLKGLGLPITDHGSHIVPLIVGDPKHTKLMSDMLLEQYGIYVQPVNFPTVPRGTERLRFTPSPVHGSREMDALIHGLDALWSHCALNRAEMAG from the coding sequence TTGGATTATACAGCGAAGCTTGACGAGGCGTTGCAGCGACTTCATGACGAGGGGCGGTATCGCACCTTTATCGACATTGAGCGCAAGCGCGGTAATTTCCCCCATGCGACGTGGAAAAAGCCCGATGGATCTGAAAAGCCTGTCACCGTATGGTGCGGCAACGATTACCTTGGCATGGGTCAACACCCCGATGTCCTGACCGCGATGAAAGATGCAGTGGACGCAACGGGCGCAGGCTCCGGCGGTACACGCAACATTTCTGGCACAACTGTCTACCATAAACGCCTTGAGGCGGAATTGGCAGATTGGCACAATAAAGAAGCGTCTTTGGTGTTTTCGTCGGCCTACATTGCCAATGACGCCACCCTGTCGACGCTGCCAAAACTGTTTCCGGGGCTTATCATCTATTCGGATGAATTGAACCACGCCTCCATGATTGAGGGCATTCGTCGCAATGGCGGCGCGAAACGTATTTTCCGTCACAACGACATGGCGCACCTGCGCGCGCTGCTTGAGGCGTCCGACAAGGACGCGCCCAAACTGATCGCATTCGAATCCGTCTATTCCATGGACGGCGATTTTGGTCCCATCGAAGAGATGCTTGATCTGGCCGACGAATTTGGCGCACTGACGTATATCGACGAAGTGCACGCGGTTGGCATGTACGGCGAACGTGGCGCCGGTGTGGCCGAGCGTGATGGCCTGATGGACCGCATCGACATTATCAACGGCACACTCGGCAAGGCGGTCGGCGTCTTTGGTGGTTATATCGCCGCGTCCGCGAAAATGTGTGACGCGGTGCGCTCCTATGCGCCCGGTTTTATCTTCACGACCTCTATCCCTCCGGCGGTCGCTGCCGGTGCGGCGGCGTCGATTGCGCACCTCAAGGGCGAGGGCGGTGTGGCGCTGCGTAAAGAGCACCAGACCCAAGCGGCCATTCTCAAAACCCGTCTTAAAGGTCTGGGTCTTCCGATCACCGATCATGGCTCGCACATTGTGCCGCTGATCGTCGGCGATCCGAAACACACAAAATTGATGTCCGATATGTTGCTTGAGCAATACGGGATTTATGTGCAGCCGGTGAACTTCCCAACCGTGCCGCGCGGCACGGAGCGGTTGCGGTTTACCCCGTCGCCTGTTCACGGATCGCGTGAAATGGATGCGCTTATCCACGGATTGGACGCGCTTTGGAGCCATTGTGCGCTGAATCGTGCCGAAATGGCGGGCTAA
- a CDS encoding DsbA family protein, translating to MALPRFLTRLTTAALLTASTAFGAHALDLSDMSSAERAAFGAEVRAYLMENPEVLMEAVDVYNQRQQAAQEAGEAGLIAAHAADLFEAEGDLVYGNPDADLVFVEFSDYRCGYCKKAYPDVKALLEKDGNIKLIVKEYPILGEESVLAARFALAVRSVGGVEAYDAIHDALMTTRGNVTEGSLKRMAKDLGLDGDAVMAATDSDAVNEILGRNQQLGQIFQISGTPTFVMGEQLIRGYVPFDAMNEIVADLRQNR from the coding sequence ATGGCTCTGCCCCGCTTTTTGACCCGCCTCACGACAGCCGCCCTTTTGACGGCATCGACGGCGTTTGGGGCACATGCCCTTGATCTTTCCGACATGTCTAGCGCCGAACGCGCCGCATTCGGGGCCGAGGTTCGCGCCTACCTGATGGAAAACCCAGAGGTCTTGATGGAGGCGGTCGACGTTTATAATCAACGCCAACAAGCCGCCCAAGAAGCGGGCGAAGCGGGTCTGATTGCGGCCCACGCCGCCGATCTGTTCGAGGCCGAGGGCGATCTGGTCTACGGCAACCCCGATGCCGATTTGGTCTTTGTCGAGTTCTCGGATTACCGGTGCGGTTATTGCAAAAAAGCCTACCCCGATGTCAAAGCCCTGCTTGAAAAAGACGGCAACATCAAACTCATCGTCAAAGAATATCCCATTTTGGGCGAAGAGAGTGTTCTGGCCGCGCGGTTTGCACTGGCGGTCCGTTCCGTTGGCGGCGTCGAGGCCTATGACGCGATCCATGATGCGTTGATGACCACGCGCGGCAACGTGACCGAGGGCAGCCTCAAACGGATGGCAAAAGATTTAGGTCTGGACGGCGACGCCGTTATGGCCGCCACCGACAGTGACGCGGTCAACGAGATTTTGGGCCGCAACCAACAGCTTGGCCAGATTTTCCAAATTTCAGGCACGCCAACCTTTGTGATGGGCGAACAACTCATTCGGGGCTACGTGCCGTTTGATGCGATGAACGAAATCGTGGCCGATCTTAGGCAAAATCGCTGA
- a CDS encoding LytTR family DNA-binding domain-containing protein, producing the protein MRSTLTPPPLHEDRAKFNLVLITGEQFRLTPFQFFQAITDKHSLFFFVYAGFFIGYLYPLSFLVLETGETANSVPWWQASVTLVVHELVLLAMLTIQIWMWPYLIRRWPFLVLPLPLVMVFSVLILETVKRQGAVIFYGDMGVEWIERIGFLQAFVVDYVYIFMLEVAYSMFVVSHVKVYSDVVINPRAGGLARIQREAREREHQRAAHAVATHVNADPTAPATPQPAAHPNTQHTISIAGETITLADLRAIRAEEHYIRLDMAKGEKMLRYRLADAVEQIPAAYGIQAHRSVWVAFGAIEKVTRLAEGKLLLTMTTNDRITVPRARRKAVEQALETFGG; encoded by the coding sequence ATGCGATCGACCCTAACGCCCCCACCCTTGCATGAGGATCGGGCCAAATTTAATCTGGTTTTGATCACTGGCGAGCAGTTTCGCCTCACGCCGTTCCAGTTTTTTCAGGCGATCACGGATAAGCACTCGCTGTTCTTCTTTGTGTATGCCGGATTCTTCATCGGCTACCTCTACCCCCTCTCATTTCTCGTGCTTGAAACCGGCGAAACCGCAAATTCGGTGCCATGGTGGCAAGCCTCGGTGACGCTGGTCGTTCACGAGCTTGTGTTGCTCGCAATGCTTACGATTCAGATTTGGATGTGGCCCTATCTCATACGGCGCTGGCCGTTCTTGGTGTTGCCGCTGCCTCTCGTGATGGTGTTTAGCGTGCTTATACTGGAAACAGTAAAGCGCCAGGGTGCGGTGATATTTTACGGCGACATGGGTGTTGAATGGATTGAACGCATTGGCTTTTTACAAGCCTTTGTCGTTGATTACGTGTATATTTTCATGCTCGAAGTCGCTTATTCGATGTTCGTCGTCTCGCATGTCAAAGTCTATTCGGACGTTGTGATAAATCCGCGTGCGGGTGGGCTAGCCCGTATTCAACGCGAAGCGCGCGAACGGGAGCACCAGCGCGCCGCGCACGCCGTGGCCACCCACGTGAACGCTGATCCCACCGCGCCCGCCACACCGCAGCCCGCAGCCCACCCAAATACACAGCACACAATTTCAATTGCAGGAGAAACGATCACGCTGGCTGATTTGCGGGCCATCCGCGCCGAAGAACACTATATCCGTCTCGATATGGCGAAGGGTGAAAAGATGTTGCGTTATCGGCTGGCTGATGCCGTTGAACAAATCCCTGCCGCGTACGGCATTCAGGCGCATCGCTCGGTTTGGGTCGCATTTGGCGCAATCGAAAAGGTCACGCGTCTGGCAGAGGGAAAATTGTTGTTGACCATGACAACGAATGACCGAATTACAGTTCCGCGTGCACGACGCAAGGCCGTCGAACAGGCCCTGGAAACATTTGGCGGCTGA
- a CDS encoding DUF4115 domain-containing protein: protein MAPEASSKRAAPVAVAARANKDPFSDPNASFVPRPESFLSKVEPGAIGSTAVLLALVGVIGFGGWSILNEIQKVQLSPVDQTPGLVAEIAPMPSSQVLMAAVDEGVGIAAPSADAFNRLYRPQALDVPVLVPRDGPIATLDPRAVGSLGDESAEERLNAMSGLMADAVTADADAIAPVQVVEQDAAELALVAVNATWVRVSSAGGTVLFEKILNAGERYVLPATEDAPVLRTGNAGGVYFSVNGQAYGPAGGSGSVVKNIALSVASVSEAFQPVDLAANSGVAEMFRVAQNDAILTPASE from the coding sequence ATGGCACCAGAAGCCTCGTCCAAGCGCGCGGCTCCGGTTGCGGTCGCCGCACGCGCAAACAAAGACCCATTTTCCGATCCGAATGCCAGTTTTGTGCCGCGCCCAGAAAGCTTTTTGTCGAAGGTCGAGCCTGGTGCAATCGGCTCCACGGCTGTCTTGTTGGCGCTTGTGGGTGTGATCGGCTTTGGCGGTTGGTCTATTCTGAACGAAATTCAAAAAGTGCAATTGTCTCCCGTCGATCAAACTCCGGGCCTTGTTGCCGAAATCGCGCCGATGCCATCCTCACAAGTGCTTATGGCTGCTGTTGATGAAGGTGTGGGAATTGCTGCGCCCTCTGCCGATGCGTTTAACCGTCTGTATCGTCCGCAAGCGCTCGATGTACCGGTTCTTGTGCCCCGTGATGGGCCGATTGCAACGCTTGATCCACGCGCCGTTGGATCTCTTGGCGACGAGAGCGCCGAGGAGCGGTTGAATGCGATGTCCGGTCTTATGGCTGATGCCGTGACTGCCGATGCGGACGCGATCGCCCCTGTTCAGGTGGTCGAGCAAGATGCGGCTGAATTGGCGTTGGTTGCGGTCAATGCCACATGGGTGCGTGTGAGTTCCGCCGGTGGCACAGTGTTGTTCGAGAAAATCCTCAATGCGGGTGAACGCTATGTCCTGCCTGCAACCGAAGATGCCCCAGTGTTGCGCACAGGCAATGCGGGTGGTGTGTATTTCTCGGTAAACGGCCAAGCATACGGCCCTGCCGGTGGCTCCGGTTCTGTCGTTAAAAATATCGCGCTGTCTGTGGCATCTGTGTCAGAGGCGTTCCAGCCCGTTGATCTTGCGGCCAATTCGGGTGTCGCCGAGATGTTTCGTGTGGCGCAGAATGATGCGATTTTAACGCCCGCGTCCGAATAA
- a CDS encoding S41 family peptidase has protein sequence MPLSLMIARVLRLLLAAGALSGLVLAALWWSGKPPKETQGIWITNGYGLVFDISPVSIAIHEITPVSCIPWQTMPAHMGMVRRLAGYTFTAQGDDLSIAVADAVGDMRAYRVDALPDQCVNGRQAGPLETFDIFWRTFETHYPNFARYGVDWDARRDEAMAALAGNFDPKHLSDVMTHAVRDLDDGDIHLMTPSGDVSPHSPAPWDKDQRALWQVTDSYLTSERQFIETSGIRHGWLDGEIAYLGVHHMESEPPLGQTMASQAARVVDQLGALYADAKGVIVDLRFNAGGSDTVALTYAGLFSAADWPAGLKQTQITRGYMSPSTAFYGRGSQAALNAPVMVLTSSETSGAAETYVMAVGELAQVSIMGEPTNATPSNIMVRALPNQWQFTLPHQTYALANGTPVTQTGIAPDISYPFDVEGFSNGKDTMLEAALTRLAQAR, from the coding sequence TTGCCCCTATCCCTCATGATTGCGCGCGTGTTGCGTCTTTTGCTGGCCGCAGGCGCGTTGTCGGGGCTTGTCCTTGCTGCGTTGTGGTGGTCGGGCAAGCCGCCCAAAGAGACCCAAGGCATCTGGATCACCAATGGCTACGGGCTTGTTTTTGATATCTCGCCTGTCTCGATTGCGATCCACGAGATAACGCCCGTCTCCTGCATCCCATGGCAAACCATGCCGGCACATATGGGGATGGTGCGCCGCCTTGCGGGATATACGTTTACCGCACAGGGCGACGATCTATCCATTGCGGTTGCGGACGCAGTTGGTGATATGCGCGCCTACCGTGTTGACGCCCTGCCCGATCAATGCGTGAACGGCAGACAGGCCGGCCCCCTTGAGACATTCGACATCTTTTGGCGCACGTTCGAGACCCATTATCCAAACTTTGCACGTTACGGCGTAGACTGGGACGCGCGCCGTGATGAGGCCATGGCGGCCCTTGCAGGAAATTTCGACCCAAAACATCTCTCGGATGTCATGACCCACGCCGTGCGCGACCTTGACGATGGTGATATCCACCTGATGACCCCCTCGGGCGATGTGTCACCGCACAGCCCCGCGCCGTGGGACAAGGATCAACGCGCGTTGTGGCAGGTCACAGACAGCTACCTGACCTCCGAGCGCCAGTTTATCGAAACAAGCGGCATCCGCCACGGCTGGCTTGACGGCGAGATCGCCTATCTTGGTGTCCACCACATGGAATCCGAGCCGCCATTGGGACAAACCATGGCATCACAGGCCGCACGCGTGGTCGACCAACTGGGCGCGTTATATGCGGACGCCAAAGGTGTCATTGTTGATCTACGCTTTAACGCGGGCGGCTCTGATACGGTTGCGCTCACCTATGCGGGGTTGTTTTCCGCCGCGGACTGGCCCGCCGGATTGAAACAGACCCAAATCACACGCGGCTACATGAGCCCTTCGACCGCTTTTTACGGGCGCGGCTCACAGGCAGCACTCAACGCCCCTGTGATGGTTCTGACAAGCTCTGAGACCTCGGGTGCCGCGGAAACCTATGTCATGGCGGTGGGAGAATTGGCGCAAGTAAGCATCATGGGGGAGCCCACCAACGCAACCCCGTCTAACATCATGGTGCGGGCCCTGCCGAACCAATGGCAATTTACGCTGCCGCATCAAACCTATGCCTTGGCAAACGGTACTCCGGTGACACAGACCGGCATCGCACCAGATATCTCTTATCCGTTTGACGTTGAGGGATTTTCCAATGGCAAGGACACGATGCTTGAGGCGGCGCTCACGCGTCTTGCACAGGCGCGCTAA
- a CDS encoding pyridoxal phosphate-dependent aminotransferase, translating into MKTSRRSNVDPFIVMDVMEAARAAEDAGRHVIHMEVGQPSTGAPANARAKLAAAMEAGPLGYTVALGLPELRRAIAGLYADWYGVSVDPSRVVVTSGSSGAFILAFTALFDAGGKVALGEPGYPSYRQILSALDIEPVGIQSTPENRLQPAPAQIPDDVDGLIVASPGNPSGTMLDRAAMAALIETCAAKGISFISDEIYHGVHYDTRAVTALEISDDVYVINSFSKYFSMTGWRVGWMIVPEDHVRVVERLAQNLFICPPHAAQIAALGALEARDACEAHIEVYAQNRALMMQELPKIGFDKIAPPDGAFYIYADVSDLTQDSRAFCAQILDEVGVAVTPGLDFDPVRGAQTMRFSYARSTADIREGLSRLHAFMSNRTKG; encoded by the coding sequence ATGAAAACCTCCCGTCGAAGCAATGTTGATCCCTTTATCGTCATGGACGTGATGGAGGCGGCACGCGCCGCCGAGGACGCGGGGCGTCATGTGATCCATATGGAAGTGGGCCAACCTTCGACCGGTGCCCCCGCCAATGCGCGTGCCAAACTGGCCGCCGCGATGGAGGCGGGACCACTTGGCTACACCGTGGCGCTTGGGCTGCCCGAATTGCGCCGCGCCATTGCGGGGCTTTATGCCGACTGGTACGGCGTGAGCGTCGATCCGTCCCGCGTTGTGGTCACATCCGGCTCGTCGGGCGCGTTTATCCTTGCGTTCACCGCACTGTTTGATGCGGGGGGCAAGGTGGCCTTGGGCGAGCCGGGGTATCCGTCTTATCGGCAAATTCTGAGCGCCTTGGATATCGAACCCGTTGGCATCCAATCCACGCCCGAGAACCGCTTGCAACCGGCCCCTGCGCAAATTCCCGATGATGTGGACGGGTTGATTGTCGCCAGTCCGGGCAATCCGTCCGGCACCATGCTAGACCGTGCGGCTATGGCCGCTCTGATCGAGACCTGTGCGGCCAAAGGGATCTCGTTTATCTCGGACGAGATTTATCACGGCGTTCACTACGACACGCGCGCGGTGACGGCGTTGGAAATCAGCGATGATGTCTACGTTATCAATTCGTTTTCAAAGTACTTCTCGATGACCGGTTGGCGGGTGGGCTGGATGATCGTGCCCGAGGATCATGTTCGGGTTGTTGAACGCTTGGCGCAAAACCTGTTTATCTGTCCGCCACATGCCGCCCAGATCGCCGCTCTTGGTGCGCTTGAGGCGCGTGATGCGTGCGAGGCCCATATCGAAGTCTACGCGCAAAACCGCGCGCTAATGATGCAAGAGCTGCCCAAAATCGGATTTGACAAGATCGCGCCGCCGGACGGGGCGTTCTACATCTATGCCGATGTGTCTGATTTGACGCAGGATAGTCGGGCGTTTTGTGCGCAAATCCTTGATGAGGTGGGGGTTGCTGTCACGCCTGGGCTTGATTTCGACCCTGTGCGCGGGGCGCAAACCATGCGGTTTTCCTATGCGCGCTCAACGGCGGATATCCGCGAAGGTTTGTCGCGGCTTCACGCGTTTATGAGTAACCGCACCAAGGGCTAG